The Listeria welshimeri serovar 6b str. SLCC5334 genome has a window encoding:
- a CDS encoding pseudouridine synthase: MERLQKVIANAGITSRRKAEKLIQEGKVTVNGKVVTELGVKVSGTERIEVEGIQLTKEEHRYFLFYKPRGTVSAVTDDKGRTTVADYFTDIPERLYPVGRLDYDTSGLLLMTNDGDFANLLMHPKNEVSKTYIARIKGIPEREVIRELERGVVIDGRKTAPAKVKVRSSDKAKNKAIVEITIHEGRNRQVRKMFEAVGFEVQKLSREEYSFLNLRGLNAGERRELSHHEVKQLKTEARFGKNKK; this comes from the coding sequence ATGGAACGTTTACAAAAAGTGATTGCGAATGCAGGTATTACATCTAGAAGAAAAGCAGAGAAGCTTATTCAAGAAGGTAAAGTAACAGTGAATGGTAAAGTAGTTACTGAATTAGGCGTTAAAGTAAGTGGAACAGAACGAATTGAAGTTGAAGGAATTCAGCTTACAAAAGAAGAACATCGCTATTTCCTTTTTTACAAACCAAGAGGCACGGTATCAGCTGTCACGGATGATAAAGGTCGTACAACTGTAGCAGATTATTTTACTGATATTCCAGAAAGACTTTATCCAGTTGGAAGACTAGATTATGATACATCTGGCTTATTATTAATGACGAATGACGGTGATTTTGCCAACTTACTTATGCATCCAAAAAATGAAGTTTCAAAAACATACATTGCTCGTATAAAAGGAATTCCAGAACGCGAAGTTATTCGTGAATTAGAACGTGGAGTAGTAATTGATGGTCGCAAAACTGCACCAGCAAAAGTAAAAGTACGCTCCTCTGATAAAGCAAAAAATAAAGCTATTGTAGAAATCACGATTCATGAAGGTCGAAATCGTCAAGTGCGTAAAATGTTCGAAGCCGTTGGTTTTGAAGTGCAAAAATTATCGCGTGAAGAATATTCATTCTTAAATTTACGTGGTTTAAATGCAGGGGAACGTCGCGAATTATCACATCATGAAGTAAAACAATTAAAAACAGAAGCGAGATTTGGTAAGAACAAAAAGTAA
- the scpB gene encoding SMC-Scp complex subunit ScpB produces MNREEQFGILESLLFAAGDAGLSTEQLTEVMEITHIEALNLLELLSERYNGNADRGLILLELAGTFQLATKKAHAEYLRKLVEVPSNTVLSQASLETLAIIAYRQPVTRMEVDEVRGVQTDGPIRTLVAKGLVTDKGRVDGAGRAKLYVTTSEFLDAFGLNSLEDLPKLADPEADDPDQNEMDLFFDRFNQSKEQEEE; encoded by the coding sequence GTGAACAGAGAAGAACAATTTGGTATACTAGAAAGTTTGCTTTTTGCGGCGGGGGATGCAGGTCTTTCAACGGAACAATTAACGGAAGTCATGGAAATCACGCATATTGAAGCACTCAATTTATTAGAACTTTTAAGTGAACGATATAACGGAAATGCGGATAGAGGCCTTATTTTATTAGAGCTTGCTGGCACATTTCAATTAGCTACGAAAAAAGCACATGCAGAATACTTACGTAAATTAGTGGAAGTTCCGAGCAATACGGTTTTATCACAAGCATCACTCGAAACTTTAGCCATTATCGCGTATCGTCAACCTGTAACAAGAATGGAAGTGGATGAGGTTCGCGGGGTTCAAACAGACGGACCAATTAGAACGCTTGTTGCAAAAGGACTAGTTACTGATAAAGGTCGCGTTGACGGAGCGGGACGAGCAAAGCTTTACGTTACTACAAGTGAGTTTTTAGATGCTTTTGGACTTAATTCTTTAGAGGATTTACCAAAGCTTGCTGACCCAGAAGCAGACGACCCAGATCAAAATGAAATGGACCTGTTTTTTGACCGGTTTAACCAAAGTAAAGAACAGGAGGAGGAATAA
- a CDS encoding segregation/condensation protein A, giving the protein MVEMNFKVDAFEGPLDLLLHLIGQLEVDIYDIPMAEITDQYMEFVHTMQEMELDVASEYLVMAATLLAIKSKMLLPKQELEIDYDTLEEEEDPRDALVEKLMEYKRFKEAAKELKEKEAERSFYFSKPPMDLAEYDDGTKVAELDVSLNDMLSAFNKMLRRKKLNKPLHTRITTQEISIDDRMNSVLGKLNQQKNHRLRFDELFEEQTKEQLVVTFLALLELMKRKLVEVEQSESFADLYVQGKGEELS; this is encoded by the coding sequence ATGGTAGAAATGAATTTTAAAGTGGACGCATTCGAAGGGCCGCTTGACTTACTTCTTCATTTAATCGGACAATTAGAAGTGGATATTTATGATATTCCAATGGCTGAAATTACCGATCAATATATGGAATTTGTTCATACAATGCAAGAAATGGAATTAGACGTTGCAAGTGAATATTTAGTGATGGCAGCTACTTTACTAGCAATTAAAAGTAAAATGCTTCTTCCAAAACAAGAACTTGAAATTGATTATGATACACTAGAAGAGGAAGAAGATCCACGTGATGCGTTAGTTGAAAAGCTAATGGAATATAAACGCTTTAAAGAAGCCGCAAAAGAATTAAAAGAAAAAGAGGCTGAACGAAGCTTTTATTTCAGTAAGCCACCAATGGATTTGGCTGAATATGATGATGGGACAAAAGTAGCGGAACTGGATGTATCGTTAAATGATATGTTAAGTGCTTTTAACAAAATGCTACGACGAAAAAAATTAAATAAACCGTTGCATACTAGAATTACAACTCAAGAAATTTCGATTGATGATAGAATGAATTCGGTGCTTGGAAAACTTAACCAACAAAAAAATCACCGTTTGCGTTTTGATGAATTGTTTGAGGAACAGACAAAAGAGCAGCTTGTCGTTACGTTTTTAGCTTTGCTGGAATTAATGAAACGAAAATTAGTCGAAGTGGAGCAATCGGAAAGTTTTGCGGATTTATATGTGCAAGGTAAAGGGGAAGAACTATCGTGA
- the lysA gene encoding diaminopimelate decarboxylase: MTFERLGTMNVNAEGHLEIGGVDTLKLTEKYGTPLYVYDVALIRDRARGFKKTFEELGVKAQVAYASKAFSAVAIYQLMAEEGLSLDVVSGGELYTAIKADFPPERIHFHGNNKSVEEIHMALDYGIGCFVIDNYYEIDLLENILIERNEKASVLIRVTPGIEAHTHDYILTGQDDSKFGFGLTNGQAEKAIKQVLHASASFDLIGLHCHIGSQIFETTGFKLAARRIMDKLVEWHGTLGFDSKVLNLGGGFGVRYTAEDEPLEPSEYVRQIMEEVRDVANSNAIAIPEIWIEPGRSLVGEAGTTLYKVGSRKEVPGIRNYIAVDGGMSDNIRPALYDAHYDAVLAANPEKVAEETVAIAGKCCESGDMLIWDLPLPKSNAGEVLAVFCTGAYGYAMASNYNRIPRPPVVFVENGVDKLIVARETYENLVQNDLSL; this comes from the coding sequence GTGACGTTTGAACGGCTAGGAACAATGAATGTAAATGCAGAAGGACATCTCGAAATTGGTGGGGTGGACACTTTAAAGCTTACTGAAAAATATGGTACGCCTCTTTACGTTTATGATGTAGCGCTAATCCGTGACCGAGCAAGAGGATTTAAGAAAACATTTGAAGAGTTAGGTGTAAAAGCACAAGTTGCTTATGCGAGTAAAGCATTTTCTGCGGTGGCAATTTACCAATTAATGGCTGAAGAGGGTTTATCACTCGATGTTGTTTCGGGCGGAGAACTTTATACGGCGATTAAAGCGGATTTTCCTCCTGAAAGAATTCATTTTCACGGAAACAACAAAAGCGTAGAAGAAATTCATATGGCACTTGATTATGGTATCGGCTGCTTTGTTATTGATAATTATTATGAAATTGACTTATTAGAAAATATATTAATAGAAAGAAATGAAAAAGCTTCTGTTTTAATTCGCGTAACACCTGGTATAGAAGCACATACACATGATTATATTTTAACTGGACAGGATGATTCAAAATTTGGCTTTGGTCTGACAAATGGTCAAGCTGAAAAAGCAATTAAGCAAGTGCTTCATGCGAGTGCTTCTTTTGATTTGATTGGACTTCATTGTCATATTGGTTCACAAATTTTTGAAACAACTGGTTTTAAATTAGCGGCTCGTCGCATTATGGATAAATTAGTTGAGTGGCACGGCACACTTGGCTTTGATTCCAAAGTCCTTAATCTTGGTGGTGGTTTTGGTGTCCGTTATACGGCAGAAGATGAGCCACTAGAGCCAAGCGAATATGTGCGTCAAATTATGGAAGAAGTGCGTGATGTGGCAAACAGTAATGCTATTGCTATTCCTGAAATTTGGATTGAACCAGGGCGTTCTCTTGTTGGTGAAGCAGGAACAACTTTATATAAAGTAGGTTCTCGTAAAGAAGTACCGGGAATTCGGAATTATATCGCGGTTGACGGCGGAATGTCAGACAATATCCGTCCAGCGTTATACGATGCACATTACGATGCGGTCCTTGCAGCTAACCCTGAAAAAGTTGCAGAAGAAACAGTGGCAATTGCTGGGAAATGTTGTGAGTCAGGTGATATGCTCATTTGGGATCTTCCACTACCAAAATCGAATGCGGGCGAAGTGCTAGCAGTCTTTTGTACAGGAGCGTATGGTTATGCGATGGCAAGTAATTATAACCGAATACCAAGACCACCAGTTGTTTTTGTGGAAAACGGTGTTGATAAATTAATCGTTGCCCGTGAAACATATGAAAATTTAGTGCAAAATGATCTTTCATTATAG
- a CDS encoding purine-nucleoside phosphorylase, whose protein sequence is MSLEKVNEAVAKIRESYAGTPKIGLILGSGLGVLADEVKNPTKLSYSEIPHFPVSTVEGHAGQFVFGELEEKEVVAMQGRFHFYEGYSMQDVTFPVRVMKELGVEILVVTNAAGGVNELYSAGDLMLISDHINFTGTSPLIGANDDHFGPRFPDMSEAYNLALRVEARLIAQELDITIREGVYAGFSGPTYETPAEIQMMRTLGADAVGMSTVPEVIIANHAGLRVLGISCITNMAAGILDQPLSHTEVIETTEQVRSTFLQYVKAIVAKIS, encoded by the coding sequence ATGAGTTTAGAAAAAGTAAATGAAGCAGTTGCAAAAATTAGAGAGAGTTATGCTGGAACACCAAAAATTGGTTTGATTCTTGGATCAGGTTTAGGTGTACTTGCAGATGAGGTAAAGAATCCTACAAAACTTTCTTATAGCGAAATTCCTCATTTTCCTGTTTCAACAGTAGAAGGACATGCTGGACAATTTGTTTTTGGTGAGCTAGAAGAAAAAGAAGTTGTTGCAATGCAAGGACGTTTCCATTTTTATGAAGGTTATTCTATGCAAGATGTTACGTTCCCAGTTCGTGTTATGAAAGAGCTTGGCGTAGAAATTCTTGTGGTTACGAATGCTGCTGGAGGCGTGAATGAACTATATTCCGCTGGAGATTTAATGTTGATTTCTGATCATATCAACTTTACTGGAACGAGCCCACTTATTGGAGCAAATGATGATCATTTTGGTCCGCGTTTCCCAGATATGTCAGAAGCTTATAACTTGGCTTTACGTGTAGAGGCAAGACTTATCGCGCAAGAACTGGATATAACTATTCGCGAAGGTGTTTATGCTGGATTCAGTGGTCCAACTTATGAAACCCCTGCTGAAATTCAAATGATGCGCACACTTGGAGCAGATGCGGTTGGGATGTCTACTGTACCAGAAGTAATCATTGCTAATCATGCTGGGCTACGAGTGCTTGGTATTTCTTGTATTACCAATATGGCGGCTGGAATTCTGGACCAACCACTTTCTCATACAGAAGTTATTGAAACAACAGAGCAAGTTCGCAGCACATTTTTACAATATGTAAAAGCAATTGTTGCTAAAATTTCATAA
- the deoB gene encoding phosphopentomutase: MPDKFKRVHVVVMDSVGIGEAPDAAKFGDFDVDTFGHIAKHVGGLNMPEMGKLGLSNIREIDGIKKAEKPLAYYTKMQEASNGKDTMTGHWEIMGLYIDTPFRVFPDGFPDDLINQIEEKTGRKVIGNKPASGTEIMAELGEEHVKTGALIVYTSADSVLQIAAHEDVVPLEELYEICEFCREITLDDPYMLGRIIARPFVGEPGAFVRTPNRHDYALKPFKPTVMDALKDGGKDVIAIGKISDIFDGEGVTESIRTKSNMDGMDQFIAVLDKDFNGMSFLNLVDFDALFGHRRDPQGYADALVDFDGRLVEVMEKLTEDDLLIITADHGNDPTYTGTDHTREFVPLLVYSPRFKNGGSELELRKTFADLGATVADNFDVKMPEYGKSFLKDLK, translated from the coding sequence ATGCCAGATAAATTTAAACGAGTACATGTAGTTGTAATGGATTCAGTTGGTATTGGAGAAGCACCAGATGCTGCTAAGTTTGGTGATTTTGATGTAGATACATTTGGACATATTGCGAAACATGTTGGTGGCTTAAACATGCCGGAGATGGGTAAATTAGGTTTATCCAATATCCGCGAAATCGACGGAATTAAAAAAGCTGAAAAACCACTTGCATACTATACGAAAATGCAAGAAGCTTCTAATGGTAAAGATACTATGACGGGTCACTGGGAAATTATGGGACTTTATATTGATACACCTTTCCGCGTATTTCCGGATGGATTTCCTGATGATTTAATCAACCAAATTGAAGAAAAAACTGGTCGAAAAGTAATCGGGAATAAACCTGCAAGTGGTACAGAAATCATGGCTGAACTCGGAGAAGAACATGTGAAAACTGGCGCCCTAATTGTTTACACATCGGCTGATTCTGTTTTACAAATTGCGGCTCATGAAGATGTGGTGCCTTTAGAAGAATTATACGAGATCTGTGAATTTTGTCGGGAAATTACACTAGATGATCCTTATATGCTTGGTCGCATAATTGCACGTCCATTTGTCGGGGAACCAGGTGCGTTTGTTAGAACACCAAACCGTCATGACTATGCGCTAAAACCTTTTAAACCAACTGTAATGGATGCTTTAAAAGATGGTGGTAAAGATGTGATTGCAATTGGTAAAATTTCAGATATTTTTGATGGGGAAGGTGTAACGGAATCTATCCGTACGAAATCAAACATGGACGGAATGGATCAATTTATTGCTGTATTAGATAAAGATTTTAATGGAATGAGTTTCCTTAATCTGGTTGATTTTGATGCGCTTTTCGGACATCGCCGTGATCCTCAAGGTTATGCGGATGCGCTCGTTGATTTTGATGGCCGTTTAGTAGAAGTAATGGAAAAATTGACAGAGGATGACCTATTAATTATTACAGCTGATCATGGAAATGACCCAACTTATACGGGTACTGATCACACGCGTGAATTTGTTCCATTACTTGTATACTCACCACGTTTCAAAAATGGCGGTTCAGAATTAGAGTTGCGCAAAACTTTCGCTGATCTTGGCGCAACGGTTGCTGACAATTTTGATGTAAAAATGCCTGAATATGGAAAAAGTTTCTTAAAAGACTTGAAATAG
- the xerD gene encoding site-specific tyrosine recombinase XerD has translation MNDLIEDFLHFLIVEKGLSANTIKAYQRDLRYFVSYMETSKNLTDPNILERSDIVGFMAFARQEGKSARSVARYIASLRSFFHYLMHDGKMSHDPMIQIETPKQAQSLPKVLNLDDVEKLLSSSDISTPLGLRDQAMMEILYATGLRVTELVRLKMDDLHLHMGFIQTIGKGDKERIIPLGKTATTVLEQYLEEARPKLRRPKYRNDFVFLNHHGQGLTRQGFWKILKGIAKESGIEKPITPHTLRHSFATHLLENGADLRSVQELLGHADISTTQIYTHVTKLRLKDVYKQFHPRA, from the coding sequence ATGAATGATTTAATTGAAGATTTTTTACATTTTTTAATTGTAGAGAAAGGCTTATCCGCTAATACAATCAAAGCATATCAACGAGATTTACGCTATTTTGTTTCTTATATGGAGACTTCTAAGAATTTGACAGATCCAAATATACTGGAAAGAAGTGACATAGTAGGATTTATGGCGTTTGCTAGACAAGAGGGAAAGTCAGCAAGAAGCGTAGCGCGATACATTGCTTCCTTGCGATCGTTTTTCCATTATTTAATGCATGACGGAAAAATGTCACATGATCCAATGATCCAAATTGAAACACCTAAACAAGCACAAAGCTTACCGAAAGTTTTAAACCTAGATGATGTTGAAAAGTTGCTAAGTTCCTCGGATATAAGTACACCACTTGGTCTTAGAGATCAAGCAATGATGGAAATTTTATATGCGACGGGGCTTCGGGTAACAGAACTTGTCAGACTTAAAATGGACGATTTGCATCTTCATATGGGTTTCATTCAAACTATTGGTAAAGGCGATAAAGAGAGAATTATCCCGCTTGGCAAGACGGCAACCACTGTGTTGGAGCAATATTTAGAAGAGGCAAGGCCAAAGCTCAGAAGGCCAAAGTATCGAAATGATTTTGTTTTTTTGAATCACCATGGTCAAGGTCTTACAAGACAGGGTTTCTGGAAGATTTTAAAAGGAATTGCGAAAGAATCAGGTATTGAAAAGCCGATTACACCGCATACTTTGCGTCATTCATTTGCCACCCATTTGCTTGAGAATGGGGCTGATTTAAGGTCGGTACAAGAACTTCTTGGCCATGCCGACATCTCCACTACACAAATTTATACACACGTAACAAAGCTGCGCCTAAAAGATGTGTACAAACAATTTCACCCGCGCGCTTAA
- the fur gene encoding ferric iron uptake transcriptional regulator, with protein sequence MEGRIGRIKAQLHDASYKLTPQREATVRVLLENEKDHLSAEEVFLRVKDIAPDTGLATVYRTLELLTELRVVDKINFGDGVSRYDLRQEGAKHFHHHLVCLECGSVEEIQEDLLEDVEKIVESKWNFLVKDHRLTFQGVCADCRQKSKKNNS encoded by the coding sequence ATGGAAGGTCGTATTGGCCGCATTAAAGCACAACTTCATGATGCTAGTTATAAATTGACACCACAACGAGAAGCTACTGTTCGCGTTTTACTGGAAAATGAAAAAGATCATTTAAGTGCTGAGGAAGTTTTCTTGCGTGTGAAAGACATTGCGCCTGACACTGGCCTTGCAACTGTATACAGAACATTAGAGTTATTAACAGAACTACGTGTAGTAGATAAAATTAATTTTGGCGACGGCGTATCTCGCTATGATTTGAGACAAGAGGGAGCTAAACATTTCCATCATCATCTTGTTTGTTTGGAATGTGGGTCTGTAGAAGAAATTCAAGAAGACTTACTTGAAGATGTGGAAAAAATCGTTGAATCAAAATGGAATTTTCTCGTGAAAGACCATCGTTTAACTTTCCAAGGAGTATGCGCAGATTGCAGACAAAAATCAAAAAAGAATAATAGCTGA
- a CDS encoding FecCD family ABC transporter permease, with translation MYMTIAEKQKRSRRIWTLIILSVLIICTFTYSVNAGYSKLPFLEVIKSFFGMADAGTQLIVTEFRLPRIVIALLVGAGLAISGTILQGISGNGLADPGILGINNGAGLAVMLYISFFPSTMDVPVLFMPLIGFIGAILTAFVVYGLSYSRSEGLLPNRLLLTGIAVAAAIAALITLLTVRLDPQNYQRYAEWMAGNIWASSWQYVFALLPWLLILGAIAFMKVKTLDVLSFGDQVATGLGVRVEREKFVLLIVAVGLAAACVSVSGGIAFIGLIGPHIARKLVGSSHRWVMITAALSGGLLLLLADTIGRLIIQPSEIFAGIVVAIIGAPYFLFLLAKAK, from the coding sequence ATGTATATGACTATTGCGGAAAAGCAGAAAAGGTCGCGACGTATATGGACTTTAATAATTTTAAGTGTGCTCATTATTTGTACATTTACATATAGTGTTAATGCTGGTTATTCGAAATTGCCTTTTTTAGAAGTAATTAAATCTTTCTTTGGGATGGCAGATGCAGGGACACAACTGATTGTGACTGAATTTCGATTACCACGCATTGTCATTGCGCTTTTAGTGGGCGCAGGGCTTGCGATTTCAGGGACGATTTTGCAAGGGATTTCTGGCAATGGGCTAGCTGACCCTGGTATTTTGGGAATAAACAACGGAGCTGGTTTGGCAGTCATGCTTTATATTTCCTTCTTTCCATCTACAATGGATGTGCCGGTTTTATTTATGCCGTTGATTGGATTTATAGGAGCGATTTTAACTGCGTTTGTGGTGTATGGCCTATCTTATAGTAGAAGTGAAGGGTTACTTCCTAATCGATTGCTACTAACAGGTATTGCAGTTGCTGCAGCGATTGCGGCTTTAATTACTTTACTTACTGTTCGACTGGATCCGCAAAATTATCAACGTTATGCTGAATGGATGGCTGGAAATATTTGGGCATCCAGTTGGCAATATGTATTTGCGCTTTTACCGTGGTTACTAATTTTAGGAGCGATTGCTTTTATGAAAGTAAAAACACTTGATGTACTCTCATTTGGCGACCAAGTAGCGACAGGACTTGGGGTTCGAGTAGAACGTGAAAAATTTGTTCTATTAATAGTAGCTGTTGGTCTGGCAGCAGCTTGTGTCTCCGTTAGTGGTGGAATTGCCTTTATTGGTCTGATTGGCCCCCACATTGCTAGAAAATTAGTTGGTTCATCGCATCGCTGGGTAATGATTACGGCAGCCCTTTCTGGGGGGCTATTATTATTACTTGCTGATACGATAGGCCGTTTGATTATCCAACCTTCTGAAATATTTGCAGGCATTGTTGTGGCAATCATCGGTGCACCATATTTCTTGTTCCTTCTTGCTAAAGCTAAATAA
- a CDS encoding FecCD family ABC transporter permease, translating to MVKSKQIKMNTRPTVAKFILSGGILLLLILALFGIAVGAADINLSTVWDALFHYNSTDTEHQIIRSLRVPRVIADMAIGAAFAVAGAIMQGITRNPLADSGLLGLNAGSTFMVAICFAFMPWLSYNYLILFSFVGAAIGAFLVFGVSSIAGSAMSPTRLVLAGAAVSSLLTALSEGLAIYFQLSQDLAFWYAGGVAGVKWSQLAAMWPWLLGALIAAILLSKSITILSLGDDIAVGLGEKTTFVKIASMVVVLILAGLAVSVVGPVGFIGLIVPHLVRFLVGVDYRWIIPCSAVVGAFLTLAADIVARTINPPYETPISVIFALIGVPFFLYVARKERRNL from the coding sequence ATGGTTAAGTCAAAACAGATAAAAATGAATACTAGACCGACTGTTGCTAAATTTATACTATCGGGCGGGATTTTACTGCTTCTCATTCTTGCGTTGTTCGGAATTGCGGTTGGAGCGGCCGATATTAATTTAAGTACAGTTTGGGATGCACTTTTTCATTATAATAGTACGGATACGGAGCATCAGATTATCCGGAGTTTACGTGTTCCTCGAGTTATTGCAGATATGGCTATTGGGGCTGCTTTTGCGGTAGCTGGAGCAATTATGCAGGGAATTACAAGAAATCCACTGGCTGATTCAGGCTTACTTGGATTGAATGCTGGGTCAACTTTTATGGTAGCGATTTGTTTTGCGTTTATGCCATGGCTTAGTTATAACTATTTGATTTTATTTTCTTTTGTTGGTGCAGCGATTGGAGCATTCTTGGTATTTGGTGTGAGTTCGATTGCTGGGAGTGCGATGTCGCCAACACGCTTAGTACTTGCTGGTGCGGCAGTAAGTTCGCTTCTCACTGCACTTAGTGAAGGGCTCGCTATCTATTTTCAGCTAAGTCAAGATTTAGCATTTTGGTATGCTGGTGGTGTTGCTGGAGTAAAATGGAGCCAGCTTGCAGCGATGTGGCCATGGTTACTTGGAGCACTGATTGCGGCGATTTTGTTAAGTAAATCGATTACGATTTTAAGTTTAGGGGACGATATTGCAGTTGGATTAGGTGAAAAAACGACTTTTGTTAAAATAGCTTCTATGGTGGTCGTTTTAATTTTAGCTGGACTGGCGGTATCGGTTGTTGGGCCGGTTGGTTTTATTGGTTTAATTGTGCCACATTTAGTACGATTTTTGGTTGGGGTAGATTATCGCTGGATTATTCCTTGTTCGGCTGTTGTTGGGGCATTTTTGACTTTAGCAGCAGATATTGTTGCAAGGACGATTAATCCACCATATGAAACGCCAATCAGTGTTATTTTTGCGTTAATTGGTGTTCCTTTCTTCTTATATGTAGCTCGTAAAGAAAGGAGGAACTTATAA
- a CDS encoding iron-hydroxamate ABC transporter substrate-binding protein, whose product MKKGIMLLVLMLLTTIVLTACGDNKSAGSDKVEMRTYTMANGKKVEIPAHPKRIVASEYLGNIVLLGMKPVGARAKQMENPFLKGKVDGIADIGDPVSVEKVAELKPDLIVVSNEDEFEKMSKIAPTVLIPYATSKNVEEDVRQIADLVGEKKAGEEWLDKFHQKAKDSRAKLAEKLDPNETVGIYEVQDKDFYVMGQNMGRGGQAIYNALQLKAPTKIQKDVLDGQDWQKISLEVLPDFAADRMFVTNTSSGEAKDGEKTLKDLTNSPIWKNLPTFKAGKVYQMDFDTMFYYDPLAVEGQLDIIVEKLLESN is encoded by the coding sequence TTGAAAAAGGGTATCATGTTACTCGTATTAATGCTTTTAACAACCATAGTTTTGACTGCTTGTGGGGATAACAAATCGGCTGGAAGTGATAAAGTCGAGATGCGTACATATACAATGGCGAATGGGAAGAAAGTAGAAATTCCTGCTCATCCAAAACGGATTGTAGCGTCGGAATACTTAGGAAATATAGTATTACTTGGAATGAAACCAGTTGGTGCTAGAGCAAAACAAATGGAAAATCCATTTTTAAAAGGAAAAGTGGATGGAATTGCAGATATTGGCGATCCAGTTTCAGTGGAAAAAGTTGCTGAATTAAAGCCTGATTTAATTGTTGTTTCTAATGAAGATGAGTTTGAAAAAATGTCTAAAATTGCTCCTACTGTCTTGATTCCTTATGCGACTTCTAAAAATGTGGAAGAAGATGTACGCCAAATTGCAGATTTAGTAGGTGAAAAGAAAGCTGGAGAAGAGTGGTTGGATAAATTCCATCAAAAAGCCAAAGACAGCAGAGCGAAATTAGCAGAAAAATTAGATCCAAATGAAACAGTGGGAATTTATGAAGTACAAGATAAAGATTTTTATGTGATGGGACAAAATATGGGACGCGGTGGTCAAGCGATTTATAATGCTTTACAACTAAAAGCACCAACGAAAATCCAAAAAGATGTTCTGGATGGACAAGATTGGCAAAAAATTTCACTTGAAGTTTTACCTGATTTTGCAGCGGATAGAATGTTCGTAACGAATACTTCTTCAGGTGAAGCAAAAGATGGTGAGAAAACATTAAAAGATTTAACTAACTCACCGATTTGGAAAAACTTACCCACTTTTAAAGCAGGGAAAGTGTACCAAATGGACTTTGATACAATGTTTTACTATGATCCGTTAGCGGTAGAAGGGCAGTTGGATATTATCGTAGAGAAGTTACTTGAATCCAACTAA
- a CDS encoding ABC transporter ATP-binding protein — protein MKDLHTENLQISYDKRIIVDGLDIAIPANKITALVGANGSGKSTILKTMSRLMKPSKGAVYLDGKTIHNEPTREVAKQLAILPQNPSAPDGLTVFELISYGRSPHQSSFKSITAKDREIIFWSLRVTNLTEFADRPIDSLSGGQRQRAWIAMSLAQETDVLFLDEPTTFLDMTHQLDVLNLLKQLNQSENRTIVMVVHDLNHASRYAHHMIAIKEGKVVAEGSPANVMTEQTLEDVFNIKADILIDPRSGVPLCLPYETCNGCEIVKELDSIAK, from the coding sequence ATGAAAGACCTTCATACAGAAAACTTACAAATTTCATACGACAAACGAATCATTGTTGATGGTTTAGATATAGCCATTCCAGCTAATAAGATAACCGCCTTAGTTGGCGCAAACGGTTCTGGGAAATCGACTATTTTAAAAACGATGTCCCGCTTAATGAAACCTAGTAAAGGTGCTGTTTATTTGGACGGTAAAACGATTCATAATGAACCAACAAGAGAAGTTGCCAAACAATTAGCTATTTTGCCACAAAATCCTTCTGCACCTGATGGTTTGACGGTATTTGAATTAATTTCGTATGGTCGTTCTCCTCATCAAAGTAGTTTTAAATCCATCACTGCAAAAGATCGGGAAATCATTTTCTGGTCATTACGTGTCACTAATTTAACAGAATTTGCCGATCGACCAATTGATAGTTTATCAGGTGGACAACGCCAACGAGCTTGGATTGCAATGTCGCTGGCTCAAGAAACAGACGTTTTATTCCTTGATGAACCAACGACTTTTTTAGATATGACCCATCAACTAGATGTGCTTAATTTATTGAAACAATTAAACCAATCAGAAAACCGTACTATCGTTATGGTTGTTCATGATTTAAATCACGCCTCTCGTTACGCACACCATATGATTGCTATTAAAGAAGGAAAAGTAGTTGCTGAAGGTTCACCAGCTAATGTAATGACCGAACAAACATTAGAAGATGTTTTTAATATCAAAGCAGATATTTTGATTGATCCACGCAGCGGCGTCCCTCTTTGTCTCCCGTACGAAACTTGTAATGGATGCGAAATTGTAAAGGAGCTTGATTCCATTGCCAAATGA